One region of Prosthecobacter debontii genomic DNA includes:
- a CDS encoding PSD1 and planctomycete cytochrome C domain-containing protein — protein MKLLSITWVHLVASASLAAPVDFIHQVRPILEQHCYSCHGPEKQKSGLRFDIKSEALRGGDSHAPNIHIGKAAESPLIHFITTQDEDTRMPPKGERLSAEEIALLTRWIDEGAAWPDGVDVAQAVDKRDHWAFKPIQPLSGSLDSFVETKLKEKQLSLSQEADKRSLIRRLYLVLHGLQPTPEEVESFIADNDPKAYENLVDRLLASPRYGERWARHWLDVIAFGETHGFEVNTPRPNAWPYRDYVIEAFNKDTPYPQFILEQLAGDTVGKDAATGFIVANAALLPGQIGKDEESKAKARQDELNDMVSITGGAFLGLTLHCARCHDHKFDPVSQTDYYSLQAIFAGVRHGERPLKSADAQKHEEDHATLLLRLAKATHRLLKFEPPALSGTQRTPVHPHRNLERFAPVTTQKLRFTVSATSDNNRYEPCLDELEIYSTSGQNIALASLGAKASASGSWSSDRHRLEHVNDGLYGNSRSWISKTKGGGWVQIEFPQATLIEGIAWGRDRLDEFKDRLPVSYRIEVAQPDGSWLKVADSTDRQTYPGSKAKLAMPQPENVEASVIAEWHDARGELNALETRLSSSKTGPMVYAGRFEQPSPIFKLNRGDVTQPKEEVVPAAVSAIGSPMKLAGDLPEQKRRVALAQWLADPANPLPARVLVNRLWQHHFGEGIVATPNDFGRNGAMPTHPELLSGLAAEFIRSGWSIKHMQKLIVMSRTWRQSSAPNEAGLAADAQTRLLWRYPPRRVEAEVVRDGMLEVAGTLDLKMGGPGFSVFAPNSNYVRVYDPRAEFGPEEWRRMIYMTKVRMAQDATFGSFDCPDAGQGQPKRPRSTTAIQALSLFNSGFVNQQAELFAQRLQKEAGNDLTRQIERAFALTAQRSPAPDEAQVCATLAREHGLPAVCRVLLNTNEFLFVP, from the coding sequence ATGAAGCTGCTCTCCATCACTTGGGTTCACCTTGTCGCCTCCGCGTCTCTCGCGGCGCCTGTCGATTTCATCCATCAGGTGCGGCCCATTCTGGAACAGCATTGCTACTCCTGCCATGGCCCGGAAAAGCAGAAGTCCGGCCTACGCTTCGACATCAAGAGTGAAGCCTTACGCGGCGGTGATTCCCATGCGCCCAATATTCACATCGGCAAGGCCGCCGAGAGTCCGCTGATCCACTTCATCACCACCCAGGACGAAGACACCCGCATGCCACCGAAGGGCGAACGCCTATCGGCGGAAGAAATCGCTCTGCTCACGCGTTGGATCGATGAAGGAGCTGCTTGGCCTGATGGTGTCGATGTGGCTCAGGCAGTGGATAAGCGGGACCATTGGGCCTTCAAACCCATTCAGCCGCTCAGCGGATCTCTGGATTCCTTTGTCGAAACCAAGCTGAAAGAGAAACAACTCAGCCTTTCTCAAGAGGCCGACAAACGCTCGCTCATCCGTCGCCTTTATCTTGTGCTGCATGGCCTTCAACCCACTCCTGAAGAAGTCGAGTCCTTCATCGCTGACAACGATCCCAAAGCGTATGAAAACTTAGTGGATCGTTTGTTAGCCTCGCCACGTTATGGCGAGCGCTGGGCGCGGCATTGGCTGGATGTCATCGCCTTTGGTGAAACCCATGGCTTCGAGGTGAATACCCCGCGCCCCAATGCCTGGCCTTATCGGGATTATGTGATTGAGGCTTTCAACAAAGACACGCCTTACCCTCAGTTCATCCTGGAACAGCTCGCTGGGGACACCGTGGGCAAGGATGCAGCCACCGGCTTCATCGTGGCGAATGCCGCCTTACTCCCAGGCCAGATCGGCAAGGACGAGGAGTCGAAAGCCAAGGCCCGACAGGATGAGCTCAATGACATGGTGAGTATCACGGGTGGGGCATTCCTAGGCCTCACGCTCCATTGTGCACGCTGCCACGATCATAAATTCGATCCGGTTTCCCAGACCGACTATTACAGCCTGCAAGCGATCTTTGCCGGAGTTCGCCATGGAGAGCGTCCCCTGAAGAGTGCCGATGCTCAAAAGCACGAGGAGGATCACGCCACCCTGCTGCTTCGGCTTGCCAAGGCGACTCATCGTTTGCTGAAGTTTGAGCCCCCGGCACTCTCGGGCACTCAACGCACACCGGTGCATCCGCATCGCAATCTGGAGCGCTTCGCTCCAGTCACGACGCAAAAGCTGCGCTTCACCGTCTCGGCCACTTCGGATAACAATCGTTATGAACCCTGTCTGGATGAGCTGGAGATCTATTCCACCAGCGGCCAAAACATCGCTCTAGCCAGCCTAGGAGCCAAGGCCAGTGCCTCTGGAAGTTGGAGCTCTGACAGACATCGGCTGGAGCATGTGAATGATGGTCTGTATGGCAACAGCCGGAGCTGGATCAGCAAGACCAAGGGCGGAGGCTGGGTGCAGATCGAGTTTCCGCAAGCCACCCTCATTGAGGGAATCGCTTGGGGGCGCGACCGTTTGGATGAATTCAAAGACCGACTGCCTGTCAGCTATCGCATCGAGGTGGCCCAACCAGATGGTTCGTGGCTCAAAGTGGCGGACTCCACGGATCGTCAAACTTACCCCGGCTCGAAAGCCAAACTGGCCATGCCACAGCCCGAGAACGTGGAGGCTTCCGTCATTGCTGAATGGCATGATGCACGTGGCGAACTCAATGCGCTGGAAACCCGGCTCAGCAGCAGCAAGACCGGCCCCATGGTCTATGCAGGCCGCTTTGAGCAACCTAGCCCGATTTTCAAACTCAATCGAGGCGATGTCACCCAACCGAAGGAAGAAGTCGTGCCTGCCGCCGTCAGTGCCATCGGTTCCCCTATGAAACTCGCGGGCGATCTCCCTGAGCAAAAGCGTCGGGTCGCCCTTGCTCAATGGCTGGCAGATCCGGCTAACCCCTTACCCGCGCGAGTGTTGGTGAATCGTCTCTGGCAGCATCATTTCGGTGAAGGCATTGTGGCAACACCGAATGACTTTGGCCGCAATGGCGCCATGCCCACGCATCCCGAGCTTCTCTCCGGGTTAGCCGCCGAGTTCATCCGTAGCGGCTGGAGCATCAAGCACATGCAAAAGCTCATTGTCATGAGCCGCACTTGGCGACAGAGCAGCGCTCCGAATGAGGCAGGTCTCGCTGCCGATGCGCAAACGCGTCTGCTCTGGCGCTATCCGCCTCGGCGTGTCGAGGCGGAGGTGGTGCGAGATGGCATGCTGGAGGTCGCTGGCACTTTGGATCTCAAAATGGGGGGGCCTGGATTCAGCGTCTTCGCACCTAACAGCAATTACGTTCGCGTCTATGATCCCAGGGCAGAATTTGGCCCCGAGGAGTGGCGGCGGATGATTTACATGACCAAGGTGCGCATGGCTCAGGATGCCACCTTTGGCAGCTTTGACTGCCCCGATGCCGGGCAAGGTCAACCCAAGCGACCGCGCTCCACCACGGCCATCCAGGCGCTGAGCCTTTTCAACAGCGGCTTTGTCAATCAACAGGCGGAGCTCTTTGCTCAACGCTTACAG